In one window of Onychomys torridus chromosome 7, mOncTor1.1, whole genome shotgun sequence DNA:
- the LOC118587233 gene encoding zinc finger and BTB domain-containing protein 16: protein MAVFCLLCGKRFQAQSALQQHMEVHAGVRSYICSECNRTFPSHTALKRHLRSHTGDHPYECEFCGSCFRDESTLKSHKRIHTGEKPYECNGCGKKFSLKHQLETHYRVHTGEKPFECKLCHQRSRDYSAMIKHLRTHNGASPYQCTICTEYCPSLSSMQKHMKGHKPEEIPPDWRIEKTYLYLCYV, encoded by the exons ATGGCTGTTTTCTGTCTGCTGTGTGGAAAGCGCTTCCAGGCCCAGAGTGCGCTCCAGCAGCACATGGAGGTCCATGCAGGCGTGCGCAGCTACATCTGCAGCGAGTGCAACCGGACCTTTCCCAGCCACACAGCTCTCAAACGCCACCTTCGCTCACACACAG GTGATCACCCCTATGAGTGTGAGTTCTGTGGCAGCTGCTTCCGAGATGAGAGCACACTCAAGAGCCACAAGCGCATCCACACCGGTGAGAAACCCTATGAGTGCAATGGCTGTGGCAAGAAGTTCAGCCTCAAGCACCAGCTGGAAACGCACTACAGGGTTCACACAG GTGAGAAGCCCTTTGAGTGCAAGCTCTGCCACCAGCGTTCGAGAGACTACTCGGCCATGATCAAGCACCTGAGGACGCACAACGGCGCCTCTCCCTACCAGTGCACCATCTGCACGGAGTACTGCCCCAGCCTCTCCTCCATGCAGAAGCACATGAAGGGCCACAAGCCGGAGGAGATCCCACCCGACTGGAGGATAGAGAAGACGTACCTCTACCTGTGTTATGTTTGA